The following coding sequences lie in one Bordetella genomosp. 9 genomic window:
- a CDS encoding DNA-3-methyladenine glycosylase I has translation MSAVTKADETGEEYENSGLVIGPDGLARPPWAAVDPLLQQYYDTEWGMPVRDERGMFERLTLECFQSGLSWATILRKREAFRAAFHHFDPEAVAAYGPADVDRLLADSGIVRNRAKILATIGNAAATLKLRAEGGLAEFVWSFQPAATPAPRTLAEIPTTSEASIALSKALRARGFAFVGPTTMHALMEATGIIDTHLVGSHRRGSSGVWPKG, from the coding sequence ATGAGTGCGGTGACGAAGGCGGACGAGACCGGTGAAGAGTACGAAAACAGCGGGCTGGTCATCGGTCCGGACGGACTGGCGCGGCCGCCGTGGGCCGCCGTGGATCCCCTGCTGCAGCAGTATTACGACACCGAATGGGGCATGCCGGTGCGCGACGAGCGCGGCATGTTCGAACGGCTGACCCTGGAATGTTTTCAATCCGGTTTGTCGTGGGCGACGATCCTGCGCAAGCGCGAAGCATTCCGGGCCGCCTTCCACCACTTCGATCCCGAAGCGGTCGCGGCCTATGGCCCTGCCGACGTCGACCGGCTGCTCGCGGATAGCGGCATCGTCCGCAACCGCGCGAAGATTTTGGCGACCATCGGCAACGCCGCGGCAACGCTGAAGCTGCGCGCCGAGGGCGGCCTCGCCGAATTCGTCTGGTCATTCCAGCCCGCCGCCACGCCAGCGCCACGCACGCTGGCCGAAATTCCCACCACGTCGGAAGCATCCATTGCCTTGAGCAAGGCCCTGCGCGCGCGTGGATTCGCTTTCGTCGGGCCGACGACCATGCACGCGCTGATGGAAGCGACGGGCATTATCGATACCCACTTGGTCGGCAGCCATCGCCGCGGCAGTTCGGGCGTCTGGCCGAAAGGCTGA
- a CDS encoding methylated-DNA--[protein]-cysteine S-methyltransferase, producing the protein MAYVYKTVQTPVGKLTLVARAAKLVAILWENDKPGRVRLGPMREDPRDATLLETERQLREYFAGERVCFDLPLDFCGTEFQKRVWQALLEIPYGETRSYRDIALRIGHATAVRAVGAANGRNPISIVAPCHRVVGASGGLTGFAGGLPAKAALLALEGAGTTARDNPSRTFGMNGLTQR; encoded by the coding sequence ATGGCTTACGTCTACAAAACCGTGCAGACACCGGTGGGCAAATTGACGCTGGTGGCGCGCGCGGCGAAACTCGTCGCGATCCTGTGGGAAAACGACAAACCGGGCCGCGTGCGGCTGGGACCGATGCGCGAGGATCCGCGGGACGCCACCTTGCTGGAGACAGAACGGCAGTTGAGGGAGTACTTCGCGGGCGAACGCGTTTGCTTCGATCTGCCCCTGGATTTCTGCGGTACCGAGTTCCAGAAGCGCGTCTGGCAGGCTCTGCTCGAGATCCCTTATGGCGAGACGCGCAGCTACCGGGACATTGCCCTGCGCATCGGTCATGCGACCGCCGTACGTGCCGTGGGCGCGGCGAACGGCAGGAACCCGATCTCCATCGTGGCGCCGTGTCATCGGGTAGTCGGGGCGTCCGGAGGCCTGACCGGATTCGCCGGCGGCCTTCCGGCCAAGGCGGCGCTGCTGGCCCTGGAAGGGGCGGGGACAACCGCGCGCGACAATCCGTCGCGCACCTTTGGGATGAATGGACTGACACAGCGATGA
- a CDS encoding GlcG/HbpS family heme-binding protein — MKQVYRLELEEARVMIAAAIAKSREIGVLETVCVVDDGGYPIAMERMDGARVTGPQIAWNKAFTAAGHKRSTHLFNTPPNGPALPGNEAFGIQWSFDGKFAVFVGGFPIVVNDEVIGGVGLSGGNGEQDTKAGLAALQALADMLGEKGMKVTVAADIKK, encoded by the coding sequence ATGAAACAGGTATACCGACTGGAACTGGAAGAAGCACGGGTCATGATCGCGGCTGCGATCGCCAAATCCCGCGAAATCGGCGTATTGGAAACCGTCTGCGTGGTGGACGACGGCGGCTATCCCATCGCCATGGAGCGCATGGATGGCGCGCGCGTGACCGGGCCGCAGATCGCCTGGAACAAGGCCTTCACCGCCGCCGGCCACAAGCGCTCGACGCATCTGTTCAACACGCCTCCCAATGGCCCCGCGCTGCCGGGCAACGAGGCGTTCGGCATCCAATGGAGCTTCGATGGCAAGTTCGCGGTTTTCGTCGGCGGTTTTCCCATCGTCGTCAATGATGAAGTCATCGGCGGCGTGGGCCTGAGCGGCGGCAATGGCGAGCAGGACACGAAGGCGGGCCTGGCCGCGCTGCAGGCCCTGGCCGACATGCTGGGCGAAAAAGGCATGAAGGTCACAGTCGCGGCGGACATCAAGAAGTAG
- a CDS encoding aspartate dehydrogenase encodes MSAIRIGIAGFGAIGQSVAKSLDAGAVPGVALSAIAVRDLARRPDFAWRGDAPVFTTLAGLEPLCDVVIECAPASVFEEAVAPALKAGKKAVVLSSGALLSHPQLIELARAHGGQILVPSGAILGLDALTAAAEGTIHSVTMITRKPVRGLLGAPYLTENNIDISSITEPTLIFRGSPREAAVGFPANLNVAVSVSLAGIGPDRTTLEIWADPRLERNVHRVEVDADSASFSMEIQNIPSENPKTGRITAQSVLAALRKLNGPLRVGT; translated from the coding sequence ATGAGCGCGATTCGTATCGGTATCGCCGGCTTTGGCGCAATTGGCCAGTCGGTGGCGAAATCCCTGGATGCCGGCGCGGTGCCCGGCGTGGCGTTGTCGGCGATCGCAGTGCGCGATCTGGCGCGGCGGCCGGACTTCGCATGGCGTGGAGATGCGCCCGTGTTCACGACCTTGGCGGGACTGGAGCCGCTGTGCGATGTGGTGATCGAATGCGCGCCCGCGTCGGTTTTCGAAGAAGCGGTCGCTCCCGCGCTGAAGGCGGGCAAGAAGGCTGTGGTGTTGAGCTCCGGCGCTTTGCTCTCCCATCCCCAGTTGATCGAGCTTGCGCGCGCGCACGGGGGCCAGATCCTGGTGCCTTCGGGCGCCATCCTCGGCCTGGACGCCCTGACGGCGGCGGCCGAAGGGACCATCCATTCCGTCACGATGATCACCCGCAAGCCCGTGCGCGGCCTGCTGGGCGCGCCCTATCTGACCGAGAACAATATCGACATTTCCAGCATCACCGAGCCCACACTGATCTTCCGCGGCAGCCCGCGGGAAGCCGCCGTTGGCTTTCCCGCGAATCTCAACGTGGCGGTCAGCGTGTCGCTGGCCGGGATAGGGCCCGACCGCACCACCCTGGAGATCTGGGCCGACCCGCGCCTGGAGCGCAATGTGCACCGGGTGGAAGTGGATGCCGATTCCGCTTCGTTTTCCATGGAAATTCAGAACATCCCATCGGAAAACCCGAAAACGGGCCGCATCACGGCGCAAAGCGTACTAGCCGCCTTGCGCAAGCTGAACGGCCCGCTGCGCGTCGGCACCTAG
- a CDS encoding cation diffusion facilitator family transporter has product MPHAKDAEQDHSHAHAGHDHHHGATDERRLIWALAVIVLFMLVEVAGGLLSGSLALLADAGHMVSDAAALAFSCVALRMGRRSATPRMSYGYRRLEILAAFVNGLALFAIAVWITVEAIIRFQAPVPVLPGTMLAVAAAGLGANIVAFLILHGGDRGNLNMRGALLHVLGDLLGSVAAIAAAVVIMFTGWTPIDPILSIFVALIVLRSAWHLVRSTAHILLEGTPYGLEPETVKADLEGNVPQVAVAHHIHAWSITAEQHLLTLHVVPRKGVAPREVIEAVRRRVEERFNIGHVTVQVEEPDDPLNNNDRAPAHRCPGAGSEQGCL; this is encoded by the coding sequence ATGCCGCACGCCAAGGATGCGGAGCAAGACCATTCGCATGCTCATGCTGGTCACGACCATCACCATGGCGCGACGGACGAGCGCCGGTTGATCTGGGCGCTGGCCGTCATCGTCCTCTTCATGCTTGTCGAGGTCGCGGGCGGCCTGCTTTCCGGCTCCCTGGCCCTGTTGGCCGATGCGGGCCATATGGTCAGCGACGCGGCGGCGCTGGCGTTCAGTTGCGTGGCGCTGCGGATGGGACGCCGGTCTGCGACCCCGCGCATGTCCTACGGGTATCGCCGCCTGGAAATCCTGGCTGCCTTCGTCAACGGTCTGGCCCTGTTCGCGATTGCGGTGTGGATCACGGTGGAGGCGATCATCCGCTTCCAGGCGCCCGTCCCGGTGCTGCCAGGAACCATGCTCGCGGTGGCCGCCGCCGGCCTTGGGGCCAATATCGTTGCGTTCCTGATTCTGCACGGCGGCGACCGTGGCAACCTCAACATGCGGGGCGCCTTGCTACACGTGCTCGGCGATCTGTTGGGCTCCGTGGCCGCCATCGCCGCCGCCGTCGTGATCATGTTCACGGGCTGGACGCCTATCGACCCAATCCTGTCCATTTTCGTGGCGCTGATCGTGTTGAGAAGCGCCTGGCATCTGGTGCGATCGACCGCGCACATCCTGCTAGAGGGCACTCCCTATGGGCTCGAGCCGGAAACCGTCAAGGCGGATCTGGAGGGCAACGTGCCGCAGGTCGCGGTGGCGCACCATATCCATGCGTGGTCGATCACCGCCGAGCAGCATCTGCTGACCTTGCACGTCGTGCCCCGCAAGGGCGTCGCACCTCGGGAGGTGATCGAGGCCGTGCGCCGGCGCGTGGAGGAACGGTTCAATATCGGCCATGTCACCGTCCAGGTGGAAGAGCCTGACGATCCCCTCAACAACAATGACCGGGCGCCAGCACACCGCTGTCCTGGCGCGGGTTCCGAACAAGGATGTCTATGA
- a CDS encoding 2Fe-2S iron-sulfur cluster-binding protein, giving the protein MAHRVILLESAASFEVGDGEAILDAAQRAGVALPHECTFGGCGTCRIKLAEGRVAYEEFPMALTEAEHAQGYALACQARPLTDLLVTVPPRGPALPDPVRITASLAGIRTACDDVLHVTLTVPPGSLPAYLPGQYINILLPDGSTRSFSMASPLRDDGSSIEFHIRRIPGGYFTDTVLRQAQLGMPLEIEVPLGTFCYHEEDYRPLLMVATGTGLAPIKAILESLLDNPDCPPVTLYWGMRTEADLYMRDVIESWKGRLYEFEFVPVLSRASASWQGRRGHVQDAVAEDFHDLSEHAIYLCGSPNMITEAKAVFATLGASLDHMYADSFTFQHAMAAEQA; this is encoded by the coding sequence ATGGCCCATCGCGTCATTCTGCTCGAATCCGCTGCCAGTTTCGAAGTCGGCGACGGCGAAGCCATTCTGGACGCCGCTCAGCGCGCCGGCGTCGCCCTGCCGCATGAGTGCACGTTCGGCGGCTGCGGCACGTGCCGCATAAAACTGGCGGAAGGCCGGGTCGCGTACGAGGAATTTCCCATGGCGCTGACCGAGGCCGAACACGCCCAGGGCTACGCGCTCGCGTGCCAGGCCCGGCCGCTCACGGACCTGTTGGTCACCGTCCCGCCGCGCGGGCCGGCATTGCCGGACCCGGTCCGGATCACCGCCTCGCTGGCCGGTATTCGTACCGCCTGCGATGACGTGCTGCACGTCACCCTGACGGTGCCGCCCGGTAGTTTGCCGGCGTACCTGCCTGGCCAGTACATCAACATTCTGCTTCCCGACGGCAGCACGCGCAGCTTTTCCATGGCGTCGCCGCTACGTGATGACGGATCGTCGATCGAATTTCATATCCGCCGCATTCCAGGCGGGTATTTCACCGACACGGTGCTGCGGCAAGCGCAACTGGGCATGCCGCTGGAAATCGAGGTCCCCCTGGGCACATTCTGCTATCACGAAGAGGATTACCGGCCGCTGCTCATGGTCGCCACTGGGACTGGGCTGGCGCCCATCAAGGCGATCCTTGAATCGCTGCTGGACAATCCCGACTGCCCGCCCGTCACGCTGTATTGGGGCATGCGCACCGAAGCAGACCTGTATATGCGCGACGTTATCGAAAGTTGGAAGGGCCGGCTGTACGAGTTCGAGTTCGTCCCCGTGCTGTCGCGCGCCAGCGCGTCGTGGCAAGGCCGTCGCGGTCATGTCCAGGATGCCGTGGCCGAGGACTTCCATGACCTGTCGGAGCACGCGATCTATCTGTGCGGGTCTCCCAACATGATCACCGAGGCCAAGGCCGTGTTCGCCACCCTGGGGGCCAGCCTGGACCACATGTACGCGGACAGTTTCACGTTCCAGCATGCAATGGCGGCGGAGCAAGCCTAG